A region from the Thauera humireducens genome encodes:
- the ahpF gene encoding alkyl hydroperoxide reductase subunit F, with protein MLDANIKTQLKAYLERVTQPIEIVASLDDGPKSQEMRELLRDVAEQSALITLTESGNDARKPSFSVGPKGGEGRVRFAGLPMGHEFTSLILALLQSAGYPPKVEADVIEQIKSLEGEFNFETYISLSCHNCPDVVQALNLMAILNPNIRHTMIDGALFQKEVEERQIMAVPTVYLNGQEFGQGRMELGEILAKVDTGAAARDARKLSDKAAFDVLVVGGGPAGAAAAIYAARKGIRTGIVAERFGGQVMDTMAIENFISVKYTEGPKLVASLEEHVKEYEVDVMNLQRVAKVVPGSEDGTTLAEVQLENGATLKSRTVIVATGARWREMNVPGEKEFRGKGVAYCPHCDGPLFKGKRVAVIGGGNSGVEAAIDLAGVVAHVTLLEFADELRADAVLQKKLYSLPNVTVIKSAQTTEVTGTDKVNGLVYKDRKTDETHRIELEGIFVQIGLLPNTDFLKGSLELSRFGEIIVDAKGQTSVPGVFAAGDCTTVPYKQIIIAMGEGAKASLSAFDHLIRTSTPA; from the coding sequence ATGCTTGACGCCAATATCAAGACTCAACTGAAAGCCTACCTGGAGCGGGTGACGCAGCCGATCGAGATCGTGGCGTCGCTGGACGACGGTCCCAAGTCGCAGGAAATGCGCGAACTGCTGCGCGATGTCGCCGAGCAGTCCGCACTGATCACCCTGACCGAGAGCGGCAACGATGCGCGCAAGCCGTCCTTCTCGGTCGGCCCCAAGGGCGGTGAGGGCCGCGTGCGCTTTGCCGGCCTGCCGATGGGCCACGAATTCACCTCGCTGATCCTCGCCCTGCTGCAGTCGGCCGGCTACCCGCCGAAGGTCGAGGCCGACGTGATCGAGCAGATCAAGAGCCTCGAAGGCGAGTTCAACTTCGAGACCTACATCTCGCTGTCCTGCCACAACTGCCCGGACGTGGTGCAGGCGCTGAACCTGATGGCGATCCTCAACCCCAACATCCGCCACACCATGATCGATGGCGCGCTGTTCCAGAAGGAAGTGGAAGAGCGCCAGATCATGGCGGTGCCGACGGTGTACCTGAACGGCCAGGAGTTCGGCCAGGGCCGCATGGAGCTGGGCGAGATTCTCGCCAAGGTCGATACCGGCGCCGCGGCGCGCGATGCCAGGAAGCTGTCGGACAAGGCTGCCTTCGACGTGCTCGTCGTCGGCGGCGGACCGGCCGGCGCGGCCGCGGCAATCTACGCCGCGCGCAAGGGCATCCGCACCGGCATCGTTGCCGAGCGCTTCGGTGGCCAGGTCATGGACACGATGGCGATCGAGAACTTCATCTCGGTGAAGTACACCGAAGGTCCGAAGCTGGTGGCCAGCCTGGAGGAGCACGTCAAGGAATATGAAGTCGACGTGATGAACCTGCAGCGCGTCGCCAAGGTCGTGCCGGGCAGCGAGGACGGCACCACGCTGGCTGAAGTCCAGCTCGAGAATGGCGCCACGCTGAAATCGCGCACCGTCATCGTCGCCACCGGCGCGCGCTGGCGCGAGATGAACGTGCCGGGCGAGAAGGAGTTCCGCGGCAAGGGCGTGGCCTACTGCCCGCACTGCGACGGTCCGCTGTTCAAGGGCAAGCGCGTAGCGGTGATCGGCGGCGGCAATTCCGGCGTCGAGGCGGCGATCGACCTCGCCGGTGTGGTGGCCCATGTCACCCTGCTCGAGTTCGCCGATGAGCTGCGTGCGGACGCCGTGCTGCAGAAGAAGCTCTACAGCCTGCCCAACGTCACCGTCATCAAGAGCGCGCAGACCACGGAAGTCACCGGCACCGACAAGGTCAATGGCCTGGTGTACAAGGACCGCAAGACCGATGAGACGCACCGCATCGAGCTGGAAGGGATCTTCGTGCAGATCGGTCTGCTGCCGAACACCGATTTCCTGAAGGGTTCGCTCGAACTGAGCCGCTTCGGCGAGATCATCGTCGACGCCAAGGGCCAGACTTCGGTGCCGGGCGTGTTCGCCGCCGGCGACTGCACCACGGTGCCGTACAAGCAGATCATCATCGCGATGGGCGAGGGGGCCAAGGCCTCGCTGTCGGCCTTCGACCACCTGATCCGCACCAGCACGCCGGCCTGA
- the ahpC gene encoding alkyl hydroperoxide reductase subunit C — MSLINTQVQPFKAQAYKNGKFIEVTDADLKGKWSVLIFMPAAFTFNCPTEIEDAADHYAEFQKAGAEVYVVTTDTHFSHKVWHETSAAVGKAQFALVGDPTHQLTRAFDVHIDEEGLALRGTFVINPEGVIKTMEVHDNAIARDVTETVRKLKAAQYVASHPNEVCPAKWKEGEKTLAPSIDLVGKI; from the coding sequence ATGTCGCTGATCAACACCCAGGTTCAACCGTTCAAAGCCCAAGCCTACAAGAACGGCAAGTTCATCGAAGTGACCGATGCCGATCTGAAGGGCAAGTGGTCCGTCCTGATCTTCATGCCGGCCGCCTTCACCTTCAACTGCCCGACCGAGATCGAGGACGCGGCCGATCACTACGCCGAGTTCCAGAAGGCCGGTGCCGAGGTGTATGTCGTTACCACCGACACCCACTTCTCGCACAAGGTCTGGCACGAGACCTCGGCTGCCGTCGGCAAGGCCCAGTTCGCGCTGGTCGGCGACCCGACCCACCAGCTGACCCGTGCCTTCGACGTGCATATCGACGAGGAAGGCCTGGCCCTGCGCGGCACCTTCGTCATCAACCCGGAAGGCGTCATCAAGACGATGGAAGTGCACGACAACGCCATCGCCCGTGACGTGACCGAGACCGTCCGCAAGCTGAAGGCTGCCCAGTACGTCGCTTCGCACCCGAACGAAGTCTGCCCGGCCAAGTGGAAGGAAGGCGAGAAGACCCTGGCGCCGTCGATCGACCTGGTCGGCAAGATCTAA
- the ftsX gene encoding permease-like cell division protein FtsX, whose amino-acid sequence MSNWFYLHFRAIAHALRRMLGQPVGTLLSALVVGIALSLPGGGYLVLDNVASLARGVSGTPEISVFLDAGAQKADAEVLEQRLKGLPALASYRYVPRDEALKQLAASGLGDVLGGLGQNPLPDAFVLTPHGEDPEVFERLAAEIRAWPRVAHVQLDSAWVKRLHALLALGRSAVLMLAGLLGFALVIVTFNTIRLQILTQRQEIEVSRLLGATDPFIRRPFYWFGGLQGALGGLVALGTVWLGVGALAQPVARLAETYGAVFTLSGPDWRAALAIVLFATFLGWLGAAISVRRHLAST is encoded by the coding sequence ATGAGCAACTGGTTCTACCTCCATTTTCGTGCCATTGCCCATGCGCTGCGCCGCATGCTCGGACAACCGGTGGGCACCTTGCTGTCGGCACTGGTGGTTGGGATCGCGCTGTCCCTGCCCGGCGGCGGCTATCTGGTGCTCGACAACGTTGCGTCGCTTGCGCGCGGCGTGTCGGGGACGCCCGAGATCAGCGTCTTTCTCGATGCCGGCGCGCAGAAGGCCGATGCCGAGGTGCTCGAGCAGCGGCTGAAGGGGCTGCCGGCGCTCGCCAGCTACCGCTACGTGCCACGCGACGAGGCGTTGAAGCAGCTCGCCGCCAGCGGACTGGGCGACGTGCTGGGCGGACTCGGCCAGAACCCGCTGCCCGATGCCTTCGTGCTGACGCCTCACGGCGAGGACCCCGAGGTGTTCGAACGACTGGCGGCCGAGATCCGTGCCTGGCCCAGGGTCGCGCACGTGCAGCTCGACTCGGCCTGGGTCAAGCGCCTTCACGCGCTGCTGGCGCTCGGTCGTTCGGCCGTGCTGATGCTGGCCGGGCTGCTCGGCTTCGCGCTCGTCATCGTCACCTTCAACACCATCCGCCTGCAGATCCTCACCCAGCGCCAGGAGATCGAGGTGAGCCGCCTGCTCGGTGCCACCGATCCCTTCATCCGCCGCCCCTTCTACTGGTTCGGCGGGCTGCAGGGGGCGCTGGGCGGTCTGGTGGCGCTGGGTACGGTGTGGCTCGGGGTGGGGGCGCTGGCGCAGCCGGTCGCACGCCTGGCCGAAACCTATGGTGCCGTGTTCACCCTCAGTGGGCCGGACTGGCGCGCGGCGCTTGCCATTGTGCTGTTCGCCACCTTCCTCGGCTGGCTGGGGGCGGCGATTTCGGTGCGCCGGCACCTTGCGAGCACTTGA
- a CDS encoding cell division ATP-binding protein FtsE, translated as MIVFDEVAKRYAGGYTALAGVSLEIRHGELVVLSGHSGAGKSTLLKLIPVIERPTSGRVLINGQDVSHLPRAATPYLRRNLGLVLQESRLLFDRSVFDNVMLPLVITGHPPRDAARRVAAALERVGLDGRGKEMPAGLSGGEQQRVAIARAIVNRPSILIADEPTAHLDPAYAADIADLFRSFNEAGVTVLVTTHDASLFAACRPRRLVLAKGLLTEDTRPTGRAAHEEVA; from the coding sequence ATGATCGTCTTCGACGAGGTGGCCAAACGCTATGCGGGTGGCTACACGGCGCTGGCTGGCGTCAGCCTGGAGATCCGCCACGGCGAGCTGGTGGTGCTGTCCGGCCATTCGGGCGCGGGCAAGAGCACGCTGCTGAAACTGATCCCGGTCATCGAGCGCCCGACGTCCGGGCGTGTGCTGATCAATGGCCAGGACGTCTCGCACCTGCCCAGGGCGGCGACGCCCTACCTGCGGCGCAACCTCGGCCTGGTACTGCAGGAGAGCCGGCTGCTGTTCGACCGCAGCGTGTTCGACAACGTGATGCTGCCGCTGGTGATCACCGGCCATCCGCCACGCGATGCGGCCCGGCGTGTGGCTGCCGCGCTGGAGCGCGTGGGGCTCGACGGGCGTGGCAAGGAGATGCCTGCCGGCCTGTCGGGTGGTGAGCAGCAGCGGGTGGCGATCGCGCGCGCCATCGTCAACCGGCCGTCGATCCTGATCGCCGACGAGCCCACCGCGCACCTCGATCCGGCTTATGCGGCCGACATCGCCGATCTGTTCCGCTCGTTCAACGAAGCCGGCGTGACGGTGCTGGTCACCACCCACGATGCCTCGCTGTTCGCCGCCTGCCGCCCGCGTCGCCTTGTGCTGGCCAAGGGCCTGCTGACCGAGGACACGCGCCCGACCGGCCGTGCCGCGCACGAGGAGGTGGCATGA
- the ftsY gene encoding signal recognition particle-docking protein FtsY yields MFGFLKKKFGKNEQAESAPPSAEEIVQPQATDVVAPAVETPAAAESVAVVEQVAVDAVPPAGQVPQAEAPVEAIQPAVVPDEPVAPVLVAAVVTPPAVAEAPVKRSWTDRLKAGLARTRQQLGGGLASLFGLRKIDEELLEELESTLLMADCGVEATQHLIDDLRLRWKRDRLETADQLQQALADGLHGIIAPLEQPLDIAGHQPFIIMIAGVNGSGKTTSIGKLAKYFQAQGKSVLLAAGDTFRAAAREQLMTWGERNNVTVVAQDGGDAAAVIFDAISAARARGIDVVLADTAGRLPTQLHLMEEIAKVRRVIAKADASGPHEVLLVLDANIGQNALAQVKAFDKAIGVTGLVVTKLDGTAKGGVLAAIARQCPKPLRFIGVGEGIDDLQPFKAREFVDALFEPGAAAVKSGAGERA; encoded by the coding sequence ATGTTTGGTTTCCTGAAGAAGAAGTTCGGCAAGAACGAGCAGGCCGAATCGGCCCCGCCATCGGCCGAAGAAATCGTCCAGCCGCAGGCGACCGATGTCGTCGCGCCGGCTGTCGAGACGCCCGCCGCTGCCGAGTCCGTGGCGGTGGTCGAGCAGGTCGCAGTCGATGCCGTTCCGCCTGCCGGGCAGGTGCCTCAGGCGGAAGCACCTGTCGAAGCGATCCAGCCGGCCGTCGTGCCGGACGAGCCCGTTGCGCCGGTGCTGGTCGCCGCCGTGGTCACCCCTCCGGCGGTGGCCGAGGCGCCGGTGAAGCGCTCCTGGACCGATCGTCTCAAGGCGGGCCTGGCACGCACCCGCCAGCAACTGGGGGGCGGCCTCGCCAGCCTGTTCGGCCTGCGCAAGATCGACGAGGAACTGCTCGAGGAACTGGAGTCGACGCTGCTGATGGCCGACTGCGGCGTCGAGGCCACCCAGCACCTGATCGACGACCTGCGCCTGCGCTGGAAGCGCGACCGGCTCGAGACCGCCGACCAGTTGCAGCAGGCACTCGCCGACGGGCTGCACGGCATCATCGCGCCGCTGGAACAGCCGCTGGACATCGCGGGCCACCAGCCCTTCATCATCATGATCGCGGGCGTCAACGGCTCGGGCAAGACGACCTCCATCGGCAAGCTCGCCAAGTATTTCCAGGCCCAGGGCAAGAGCGTGCTGCTGGCTGCGGGCGACACCTTCCGCGCGGCGGCGCGCGAGCAGCTGATGACCTGGGGCGAGCGCAACAACGTCACCGTCGTGGCGCAGGACGGCGGTGATGCCGCGGCGGTGATCTTCGACGCGATCAGCGCTGCGCGCGCGCGCGGAATCGACGTCGTGCTCGCCGACACCGCCGGCCGTTTGCCGACCCAGCTTCATCTGATGGAAGAGATCGCCAAGGTCCGGCGGGTGATCGCCAAGGCCGATGCGTCCGGCCCGCACGAGGTGCTGCTGGTGCTCGACGCCAACATCGGGCAGAACGCGCTGGCGCAGGTGAAGGCTTTCGACAAGGCGATCGGGGTGACCGGCCTGGTGGTGACCAAGCTCGACGGCACCGCCAAGGGCGGCGTGCTGGCCGCGATCGCGCGCCAGTGTCCCAAGCCGCTGCGCTTCATCGGCGTGGGCGAGGGCATCGACGACCTGCAGCCGTTCAAGGCGCGTGAATTCGTCGATGCGCTGTTCGAGCCCGGTGCGGCGGCGGTGAAGAGCGGAGCGGGCGAACGCGCATGA
- a CDS encoding M16 family metallopeptidase — MFLQTFARTLLRAVLIGGALATPVTALANPYETTLTNGMKVIVKEDRRAPSVVHMVWYRSGSMDEPEGVSGVAHVLEHMMFKGTKNVGPGEFNKRVAAVGGRDNAFTSKDYTAYFQQVPPDRLTEMMALEADRMQHLVLDDDAFRREIEVVKEERRLRTDDQPRALVYEQLMATAFKAHPYRRPVIGWMPDLEAMQPDDAREWYRRWYTPTNAYLVVVGDVDHRRVFRDAERHYGPIAARALPARRITAEPPQQGPRQAVVRAPAELPYVTLAWHVPALRDPAADRDAYALQVLAAILDGYDGARLTRRLVRDSGIAVSAGAGYDGSGRGPSLFYLDGVPAAGHTTDELEAALRAELQRIRDEGVNEAELARVKTQAVASRVYKRDSLMGQAMEIGYLEAAGLSWRDEERLLEGLRSVTADEVRSVAQRYFGDDSLSVARLDPLPLETARPRSPFVGVRH; from the coding sequence ATGTTTCTCCAGACGTTTGCCCGCACCCTCCTCCGCGCTGTCCTTATCGGCGGCGCCCTCGCCACGCCGGTGACGGCGCTCGCCAATCCCTACGAGACCACGCTGACCAATGGCATGAAGGTCATCGTCAAGGAAGATCGCCGCGCCCCCTCCGTGGTGCACATGGTGTGGTACCGCAGCGGATCGATGGACGAACCGGAAGGCGTGTCCGGTGTGGCCCATGTGCTCGAGCACATGATGTTCAAGGGCACGAAGAACGTCGGCCCGGGCGAATTCAACAAGCGCGTGGCCGCGGTCGGTGGGCGCGACAACGCCTTCACCAGCAAGGATTACACCGCCTACTTCCAGCAGGTGCCGCCCGACCGCCTGACCGAGATGATGGCGCTCGAGGCCGATCGCATGCAGCATCTGGTGCTCGACGACGACGCCTTCCGGCGCGAGATCGAGGTCGTCAAGGAAGAGCGCCGCCTGCGCACCGACGACCAGCCACGCGCCCTGGTGTACGAACAGCTCATGGCCACCGCCTTCAAGGCCCATCCCTACCGCCGGCCCGTCATCGGCTGGATGCCCGACCTCGAGGCCATGCAGCCGGACGACGCCCGCGAGTGGTACCGGCGCTGGTACACCCCGACCAACGCTTATCTGGTCGTCGTCGGCGACGTGGATCATCGCCGCGTGTTCCGCGATGCCGAACGCCATTACGGCCCGATCGCCGCACGCGCGCTGCCCGCGCGCCGGATCACCGCCGAACCGCCGCAACAGGGCCCGCGCCAGGCGGTCGTGCGCGCGCCCGCCGAGCTGCCCTACGTGACGCTCGCCTGGCACGTGCCCGCCCTGCGCGACCCGGCCGCCGATCGCGACGCCTACGCCCTGCAGGTGCTGGCCGCGATCCTCGACGGCTACGATGGCGCGCGCCTGACCCGGCGCCTGGTGCGGGACAGCGGCATCGCCGTCTCGGCCGGCGCCGGCTACGACGGCAGCGGCCGCGGCCCCTCGCTGTTCTACCTCGACGGCGTGCCGGCAGCGGGCCATACCACGGACGAACTCGAGGCCGCGCTGCGTGCCGAGCTGCAGCGCATCCGCGACGAGGGCGTCAATGAAGCCGAGCTCGCCCGCGTCAAGACCCAGGCCGTGGCCAGCCGCGTGTACAAGCGCGACTCGCTGATGGGCCAGGCGATGGAAATCGGCTACCTCGAGGCGGCTGGCCTGTCGTGGCGCGACGAGGAGCGCCTGCTCGAGGGCCTGCGCAGCGTGACGGCCGATGAAGTGCGGTCCGTCGCCCAGCGCTACTTCGGCGACGACAGCCTCAGCGTCGCCCGCCTCGATCCGCTGCCGCTCGAAACGGCCCGCCCGCGCTCGCCCTTCGTCGGCGTGCGCCACTGA
- a CDS encoding M16 family metallopeptidase: MILTPRFLAPALAGLALVAQLALAPAAVAGPKIEQWTAPSGARVSFVESRALPLVDIQVDFAAGSAFEPADKAGLASLTRSLLDAGTRALDEQQIAERIADIGAQIGGSTDNDRASLSIRSLSSAPERDAAVDLAATLLAQPVFPPEILERERRRAIAGLREALTKPATLAARRFNEALYSGHPYGTTTSPESLEAITRDDLVNFHRRHFGPQRAAIAIVGDVDRATAERIAQRLTAGLPPVEAAAPLPAPAAPQAETLRIPHPSAQAHILVGQPGMAREDADYFPLLVGNYVLGGGGFVSRLTQEVREKRGFAYSVYSYFAPQQVAGPFQIGLQTRGSQAEEALGVVRDTLAGFIAKGPSETELQGAKDNLINGFGLRLDSNAKTLDYVAMIGFYGLPLDWLDTYPHKVAAVTVDQVRDAFSRRIRSEHLVTVIAGGDGDTQAAPATAAETRE; this comes from the coding sequence ATGATCCTGACGCCCCGCTTCCTCGCCCCCGCCCTCGCCGGCCTCGCCCTGGTCGCGCAACTGGCGCTTGCCCCGGCCGCCGTCGCCGGCCCGAAGATCGAGCAATGGACCGCGCCCTCCGGTGCACGCGTGTCCTTCGTCGAAAGCCGCGCGCTGCCGCTGGTCGACATCCAGGTCGACTTCGCCGCCGGCTCCGCCTTCGAGCCCGCGGACAAGGCCGGCCTCGCGAGCCTGACCCGCAGCCTGCTCGATGCCGGCACCCGCGCGCTCGACGAACAGCAGATCGCCGAGCGCATCGCCGACATCGGCGCACAGATCGGTGGCAGCACCGACAATGACCGCGCCAGCCTGTCGATCCGCAGCCTGTCCTCCGCGCCCGAGCGCGATGCCGCGGTCGACCTCGCCGCTACCCTGCTGGCGCAGCCCGTCTTTCCGCCCGAGATCCTCGAACGCGAACGCCGCCGCGCCATCGCCGGACTGCGCGAGGCACTGACCAAACCCGCCACGCTGGCCGCCCGCCGCTTCAACGAGGCGCTCTACAGCGGCCACCCCTACGGCACCACCACCTCGCCGGAATCGCTCGAAGCGATCACCCGCGACGACCTGGTGAACTTCCACCGCCGCCACTTCGGCCCCCAGCGCGCCGCCATCGCCATCGTCGGCGACGTCGACCGCGCCACGGCCGAGCGCATCGCACAGCGACTGACGGCAGGCCTGCCGCCGGTCGAGGCGGCTGCGCCGCTGCCCGCGCCTGCAGCGCCGCAGGCGGAGACGCTGCGCATTCCCCACCCCTCGGCCCAGGCCCACATCCTCGTCGGCCAGCCGGGCATGGCGCGCGAAGATGCCGATTACTTTCCGCTGCTGGTCGGCAACTACGTGCTGGGCGGCGGCGGCTTCGTGTCGCGCCTGACGCAGGAAGTGCGTGAGAAGCGCGGTTTCGCCTACAGCGTCTACAGCTACTTCGCACCGCAACAGGTCGCCGGCCCCTTCCAGATCGGCCTGCAGACGCGCGGCAGCCAGGCGGAGGAAGCCCTCGGCGTGGTACGCGACACGCTGGCCGGCTTCATCGCCAAGGGGCCGAGCGAGACCGAGCTGCAGGGCGCCAAGGACAACCTGATCAACGGTTTCGGCCTGCGCCTCGACTCCAACGCCAAGACGCTGGACTACGTGGCGATGATCGGCTTCTACGGCCTGCCGCTCGACTGGCTCGACACCTACCCGCACAAGGTCGCGGCCGTCACGGTCGATCAGGTGCGCGACGCCTTCTCCCGCCGCATCCGCAGCGAGCACCTCGTCACCGTGATCGCAGGCGGCGACGGCGACACGCAGGCAGCACCCGCGACTGCCGCAGAAACGCGCGAATGA
- the rsmD gene encoding 16S rRNA (guanine(966)-N(2))-methyltransferase RsmD has translation MSRVRIVGGQWRSRLLDVTDVAGLRPTPDRVRETLFNWLGQDLDGQHCLDLFAGSGILGFEAASRGAASVVLVERDPRALDALHKAAKTLQASQVEIVRGDAVRFAQTTPRTFDGVFLDPPYNQGWVERVEPWLDRLVKADGWLYVESEVAIDSLGNWLPAKQGRAGQVHFHLMRRSRA, from the coding sequence ATGAGCCGCGTGCGCATCGTCGGCGGGCAGTGGCGCTCGCGCCTGCTCGATGTCACCGACGTGGCGGGGCTGCGCCCCACGCCCGACCGCGTGCGCGAAACCCTGTTCAACTGGCTTGGCCAGGACCTCGACGGCCAGCACTGCCTGGATCTCTTCGCCGGCAGCGGCATCCTCGGTTTCGAGGCCGCCTCGCGCGGCGCGGCATCGGTGGTGCTGGTCGAGCGCGACCCGCGCGCGCTCGACGCACTGCACAAGGCCGCAAAGACCCTACAGGCGTCGCAAGTAGAGATCGTGCGCGGCGATGCGGTAAGATTCGCGCAAACCACGCCGCGAACGTTCGACGGCGTGTTTCTCGACCCACCCTACAACCAGGGCTGGGTCGAGCGTGTGGAACCCTGGCTGGACAGGCTGGTGAAGGCGGACGGATGGCTCTATGTCGAGTCCGAGGTCGCGATCGACAGCCTGGGCAACTGGCTCCCGGCCAAGCAGGGCCGCGCCGGACAGGTCCATTTCCATCTGATGCGCAGGAGCCGGGCATGA
- the coaD gene encoding pantetheine-phosphate adenylyltransferase: MKEAVAVYPGTFDPFTRGHEDLVRRASVLFDRVVVAVARSNSKNPIFSLDERVEIARLAVAAFPNVIVVGFDCLLMEFLKQQDARVILRGLRAVSDFEYEFQMAGMNRKLYPDVETVFLTPAEEYMFISATMVREIARLGGDVSKFVQPTVLARLQEKLNSKR; this comes from the coding sequence ATGAAGGAAGCGGTGGCGGTATATCCGGGCACGTTCGACCCATTCACCCGCGGGCACGAGGATCTCGTGCGCCGGGCGTCGGTGCTGTTCGACCGCGTCGTCGTCGCCGTTGCGCGCAGCAACAGCAAGAACCCGATCTTCTCGCTCGACGAGCGGGTCGAGATCGCGCGCCTTGCCGTGGCCGCCTTCCCGAACGTGATCGTGGTCGGCTTCGACTGCCTGCTGATGGAGTTCCTGAAGCAGCAGGACGCACGCGTGATCCTGCGCGGCCTGCGTGCCGTGTCGGACTTCGAGTATGAATTCCAGATGGCGGGAATGAACCGCAAGCTCTACCCGGACGTCGAAACCGTGTTTCTGACGCCGGCCGAAGAGTACATGTTCATTTCCGCCACGATGGTGCGGGAAATCGCCCGCCTCGGCGGCGATGTGAGCAAGTTCGTGCAGCCTACCGTGCTGGCACGGCTGCAGGAAAAACTGAACTCAAAGCGATAG
- a CDS encoding YfhL family 4Fe-4S dicluster ferredoxin, with protein sequence MALMITDECINCDVCEPECPNGAISQGDEIYVIDPNKCTECVGHFDEPQCQQVCPVDCIPLDPGHQETKDQLMDKFLKLTGKA encoded by the coding sequence ATGGCTCTGATGATTACCGACGAGTGCATCAACTGCGACGTCTGCGAACCGGAATGCCCCAATGGCGCCATCTCCCAGGGCGATGAAATCTACGTCATCGACCCGAACAAGTGCACCGAATGCGTCGGCCACTTCGACGAACCGCAGTGCCAGCAGGTCTGCCCGGTCGACTGTATCCCGCTGGATCCGGGTCATCAGGAGACCAAGGACCAGCTGATGGACAAGTTCCTGAAGCTGACCGGCAAGGCCTGA